In Pelagicoccus sp. SDUM812003, the following are encoded in one genomic region:
- a CDS encoding putative peptidoglycan glycosyltransferase FtsW translates to MPKSSKGHVGYSGVLNPATVVFICAVALSILGITVLFSASLPLDKSQPYRFIEKQALWMGLTSIVGLCLLKLNLEWMRRFIWVGYVLLAFGLVAVLVPGVGHWVNGSRSWIRFGPFGIQVAEFAKIGLIFFVAHYFSCIRKENGTFLRGFIYPCLGIGLYVGLVILQPDLGTALVMSMVAICLLYLAGVKLYYLIPSVTAGFAGVVALIYNDAERWSRLTAFWNMEAEKAGDAYQGWQALLAFGAGGIDGVGLGNGRQQLSFLPEAHNDFIFAIVGEELGLIATLAVVTIYAVMFFAGVLHIRRAPNTYHFLLSSGCVLVISVQALLNLGVVTGVLPTTGLPLPFISYGGSNFLTMGICVAILLNTSIAWRNPALEDSKRKLKDI, encoded by the coding sequence ATGCCAAAATCGAGCAAAGGACATGTAGGCTATTCTGGTGTACTCAATCCCGCGACTGTCGTCTTCATCTGCGCCGTCGCGCTTTCGATTCTGGGGATCACGGTGCTCTTCAGCGCCAGCCTTCCCTTGGACAAGAGCCAGCCCTACCGTTTCATCGAAAAGCAGGCCCTGTGGATGGGGCTCACATCCATCGTGGGGCTATGCCTGCTGAAGCTGAACCTGGAGTGGATGCGTCGCTTCATCTGGGTCGGCTACGTCCTTCTCGCGTTCGGCCTGGTGGCGGTGCTCGTCCCGGGCGTCGGTCATTGGGTGAATGGCAGTAGAAGCTGGATACGCTTCGGCCCCTTCGGCATTCAGGTCGCGGAGTTCGCCAAGATCGGTCTGATCTTCTTCGTAGCCCATTATTTCAGCTGCATCCGAAAGGAGAACGGGACCTTTCTGCGCGGCTTCATCTATCCGTGCTTGGGTATCGGGCTCTACGTGGGCTTGGTCATCCTGCAACCTGATTTGGGCACCGCTCTGGTCATGTCGATGGTGGCGATCTGCCTGCTCTATTTAGCCGGAGTGAAGCTCTATTATTTGATTCCATCGGTGACCGCTGGCTTCGCAGGCGTGGTGGCGCTCATCTACAACGATGCCGAGCGTTGGAGCCGCCTGACCGCATTCTGGAATATGGAAGCGGAAAAGGCGGGCGACGCCTATCAAGGGTGGCAGGCCCTGCTAGCCTTTGGGGCAGGGGGCATCGATGGGGTGGGCCTAGGAAATGGGCGCCAACAGCTGAGCTTTCTGCCGGAGGCCCACAACGACTTCATTTTCGCTATCGTGGGCGAGGAGCTGGGCTTGATCGCCACTTTGGCGGTCGTCACCATCTACGCGGTCATGTTCTTCGCTGGAGTGCTGCACATCCGGCGGGCGCCGAATACCTACCACTTTCTCCTCTCCTCTGGTTGCGTATTGGTTATTTCGGTACAGGCCTTGCTGAACCTAGGCGTGGTGACGGGAGTGCTGCCCACTACCGGACTGCCGCTGCCCTTCATCAGCTATGGAGGATCGAACTTTTTGACGATGGGCATCTGCGTGGCGATCCTGCTCAATACAAGCATCGCCTGGCGAAACCCGGCTTTGGAGGATTCGAAGCGTAAGCTAAAGGATATCTAG
- a CDS encoding LysM peptidoglycan-binding domain-containing protein has protein sequence MKLSVYDGLETNKRSMTLWRIAIIGGAHVLIIGGIYLVTQFGSDGDGGNTAMAGAVTWSSQSADAQKPSVDAASNSVFDQRAGNLAGYNDGDASPTLLASASQTDPSKGRYAPRRPSGSGSNATPSTGSSAPSRANDSVLKPINNNSDSVLYPARTPSRPDEGLSQTIEYKVQNGDSLWGISKRFSVTVPEITAANPGIKANAIRVGQTIQIPRTSSSSSFASTPSSPSPTPSKPVSGQVYTVKSGDVLSRIASRQGVTVSELKAANGLSSDMIRVGQELIIPTRRDSSKLVSQQHRGPKVTVEAGDTLDKIAAVHGVSVTELMKLNDIENPRLIRIGQVILIPESSGAAAPAPRRQTVNTPPQRQPAQQTPPQRQPTRSLDSLEVEEPAGQDLPSLDSFGDSFSEEDLEEQPLIPIQE, from the coding sequence ATGAAACTATCAGTCTACGACGGTCTCGAAACCAACAAACGCTCGATGACCCTGTGGCGCATCGCCATCATCGGAGGAGCGCACGTGCTGATCATCGGCGGCATCTACTTGGTGACTCAATTCGGCAGCGATGGGGACGGTGGCAATACCGCCATGGCAGGCGCCGTCACTTGGTCCAGTCAAAGCGCGGACGCCCAGAAGCCATCGGTCGACGCGGCGTCGAACAGCGTTTTCGACCAAAGAGCGGGCAACCTGGCTGGCTACAACGATGGGGACGCATCGCCTACCTTGCTCGCCAGCGCCAGTCAGACGGATCCCTCCAAGGGCCGCTACGCTCCGCGTCGCCCCAGCGGAAGCGGATCCAATGCCACGCCTTCGACAGGCTCATCCGCGCCCAGTCGAGCGAACGACTCCGTCTTGAAGCCGATCAATAACAACTCCGACAGCGTCTTGTATCCCGCACGCACGCCATCGCGTCCGGATGAAGGCCTGTCGCAGACGATTGAATACAAGGTTCAAAATGGCGATAGCCTCTGGGGCATTTCCAAGCGTTTCAGCGTGACGGTCCCTGAGATCACGGCGGCCAATCCGGGCATCAAGGCCAACGCGATCCGCGTCGGACAGACCATCCAGATCCCGCGGACTAGCTCCAGCTCTTCGTTCGCTTCCACTCCGTCCAGCCCATCGCCGACGCCCTCCAAGCCGGTATCGGGACAGGTCTATACCGTGAAGAGTGGCGACGTCCTGTCGCGAATCGCCTCGCGACAGGGAGTGACCGTTTCCGAGCTCAAGGCGGCCAACGGCTTGTCGAGCGATATGATTCGAGTCGGACAGGAACTGATCATCCCTACGCGCCGCGACAGCAGCAAACTCGTTTCGCAGCAGCATCGAGGACCAAAGGTCACGGTCGAAGCCGGTGATACGCTGGATAAGATCGCCGCGGTGCATGGCGTTTCGGTCACGGAACTGATGAAGCTCAACGATATCGAGAATCCGAGACTGATCCGCATCGGCCAGGTTATCCTCATCCCTGAAAGCAGCGGAGCAGCCGCCCCGGCCCCGCGTCGTCAAACCGTGAATACGCCGCCGCAGCGCCAGCCAGCCCAGCAGACGCCTCCCCAGCGGCAGCCGACGCGCAGCCTCGATAGTCTGGAAGTCGAGGAGCCAGCGGGGCAGGATCTGCCGAGTCTGGACTCGTTTGGCGATAGTTTCTCGGAAGAAGATTTGGAAGAGCAACCTCTCATCCCCATTCAGGAATAA